One Bifidobacterium crudilactis genomic region harbors:
- a CDS encoding GNAT family N-acetyltransferase: MTQHQPDDALRFAPIDHTNFSQVLELKRPESEDYVAPVVLSLAEAWLYRDEQIIRPFAVYVGEQLVAFVMTSEEQGTRVLDIWRILIPEEHVNKGYGTRIMETMIANARESKEYDALQLSYVPGNDLAEHVYRKVGFKATGVIDDGEIVMRMDL, from the coding sequence ATGACACAACACCAGCCGGATGATGCTTTGAGATTCGCGCCCATCGACCATACGAACTTCTCACAGGTTCTTGAACTCAAACGCCCCGAGTCGGAAGACTATGTGGCTCCTGTAGTGCTTTCTCTGGCAGAAGCGTGGCTGTATCGAGATGAGCAGATTATCAGACCTTTCGCGGTCTATGTCGGTGAGCAACTCGTCGCATTCGTCATGACCAGCGAAGAACAGGGAACCAGGGTCCTGGATATATGGAGAATCCTGATTCCGGAGGAACACGTCAATAAGGGCTATGGCACGAGGATTATGGAAACCATGATTGCGAACGCCCGAGAGTCGAAGGAATACGATGCGCTGCAACTCTCGTATGTTCCCGGCAACGACTTGGCCGAGCATGTGTACAGGAAGGTAGGCTTCAAGGCAACCGGAGTCATAGATGACGGTGAAATCGTCATGCGCATGGATTTGTAA